TTGCCTCTGGGTTGAGGATGGCCAAGCGGGACATGGAAGCCACGGCTTTATTAAAGCCTTCTCCGGAGGCGCTCTGAATTATCTGGTTGAAAGCGACGTTGAACTCCTCTGTGAAGCCTTCCTCAAAAGGTTTCAAGATCCCAGAAAGGCCCCGCCTGCCCCACCGAGACAAGACACCGGAAATCACTGTGTTCTTATCCAGCAACGAAAGCTCAGTGTAACAGTCCAGAATGATTTTGGCCACTTTAGCTTGCTGCCCTCGGCTTTCGGCGGAATCAGCAGCGCTGCCCAGAGAGGCCGCTGTCTCCAGCAATTTCAAGACCAGCTCTGGTTTCTGGAACAGTTCTTTGTTCTTAATGAGGCAAGCCACCCAGTCTTTAGTAGATGCCCAGTCCTTTTCTGAAGCAAAAATGGAACACATCTCCATGTGCCGGTCCATCTTCTTCTCGATGATCACGATAGCTACAGACGCCACGAGGATGCTGTCCGAATTCTCACCCCTCACCCGGGGGTTGACCTTCTTCAAGAAGTCCCCAATGAGATTGCCCAGCTCCAACATGCCCTGCTTAACTTCCTTGTCAAGATCCTCTAGCTTGGCACAACTGGTTAAACTCTTCCGCAAGGAGGCCAGGCTGTCGAGAAGCCTGTAACTCTCGTAGCAGATCTCCCGAGGGTCGCTGAGGTGGCCCTGGAGTTCTACCAACCATTCTTCCAGCAAGGAACGGAGAAAGCCCATGTGGTGGATCAACGGATCATTGTGCTGCTTGGCCATGTTAAGCAAACTCACGCTCCTCTCTGCTTCCTGCACCTTCACATCCAACCCGCTCTTGTTGTACCGGTTCTCACAGTCTCTGCTCCAGAGGGTGACCACGGATGAAATCTTGTCCAAGTAAACCTTGACCGGCAGCGAGGCCGGCTCACTCTCGGCTGGAATCAAAACAGACAGCACGTCCGCCAGGTTGGAGAGGGCGTAACACTTCATCTTGGCAGAGCCAATGCTCTCTTTGATCAACTTCAGTCCCTCCATCAAGGCAGGGAGGAGACTGACAGCCACGGGAGAATCTGGCGTATCACTCTTGAACCGCTTTGGAACATGAGATGTTTCGTCTGAGTCCGAGAGGTGCTGGCGAGAGAAGGCTCCAAACAGCAAAGTGAGCCGGTCTTCCTGGCCGTCCTTGTGCTTCAGAATTTCCCACCAGACATCCAAGAAGAAAGACACGTCCTCTGGAGTGGTCTCATCGGTGACGTATTTGATGAAGATCTCCAATTCCCTCTGGCAAACATGCGCCGGCAGCACCAAGAGGAGCTGCGCAAAAAGCTGGGGGGCGTTCTCCGCCTTGAACAGCTCAAAGAGGACGGtgtggttgacctctggaatcaTGCTGCTCACCGAAAAAAAGACGTCGTCTTTCCACCTCTGGTTAGTGGAAGGAGAGGAGGCATCTGAGAGGAGGATTTTGGACCAGAGGATGACACCTGCTTTTTTCTTCCAGgcattgggttgggggggatagGTGGAGCAAGAGGCACAGATCTCTCGCAGGGCGTCAATGATGGGCTTCCCAACTTTGCACCAATCAGACTTGGTCAGCTCCGACAACGGCTTGGGATGGCACAGCCTGGACGCCAGCAGGAATCCGCCGTGCAAGATGGTTGCTTCTCCGCAGATGGTCACCGGCCCTGTTTGGAAACCAAGACATGCCCGTTGAGAACCCGAGAACAAGTCATGGGACATACAAAACCAGAGCTGGAGGCCCCGGAGCTGGAGGTGGAGGCCCCGGAACCCGAGCCAGGGATTCAGCCAAGTTGCCCCCACCTGGCACTGGACAACATGGAGAGAGCATTTTGTCATCTCGAGTATTTCTCCTAGATGACAAATCCTCCAAATACATGCAAGCCTCTGGCTGTCCCCAAAGGAAATAACTATTTCCATTTCTATAGGTGCTCAAAGGACattctttctttttgttattgCAGCTTCTTTACTCCCACCCTGGTACATCTGTATGAATGTGGGCAGATGATGCAGGAGCGCAAAGTACAGGCACATGTGCAGAAGCAGCACCCTCCTTGGGAAGTGCCACCAGGGAATGCCCCCCACAGATGTGCTAACAGaattcatgcagaaggtcccaggtttatcTCCAGGGGAAACAGGTCTCTAGTAGAACAGCTagcttcgagtccagtagcactttagagaccaacaagatttttgggacataagcttttgagagtcaaatcccccttcatcagataccagagcTTTGACTCCCGGAAGCTcacgcccccaaaatctcattggtctctaaggtgctactggactcgaatctagctgtagaaaagagcaagggtccagcagcaccttaaagactaacaaaatttctggcaggttatgagctttcgagtagtggctcaagaaagctcgtaccctgctagaaattttgttagtctttaaggtggtaccgactcttgctcttttctactgttagtgaTCAAGTCTGGCTGTTCTACTGCTGAACTCTCTGAAACAGGTCTCTGGTAGCAGGCGTTGGGGAAGGCCAGTCTCTGCTGGAGACCCCTGGTGAGTCTATCAGAGAAAAACCTACAGGCGGGACATGGAGAGAAAGTAAGTCTCCCCCTGTCCTCtttaccctgccctcctttaTACCTctgtcttttaaagccatctaaattaGCTGCTACCACCACCTctggtggcagtgagttccacaagataATTATGTATTCTGTGAAGTACTTCTGGTTGCTTTTCCTAAGTCTGTTGCTCTGATGTGCTTCAGAGAGCTCTGCTTGCCGTTCCAGATACTTGCAGCCTCCTAAGGTTCTTGAGGGAAAGGCACTTGGCATATTCTCAGAACCACTCTTCTTCATTACTTGTAGTGGCGGTAGCAGAGCAACCAAGGTTAAGCACCCTCCATGGCTCATTGGTACACCATGCCCCTGGCCAGAATGCAACAATGGGTCAAACTGCACCTGATGAATGCCTGCCTGACAGAGAATTTGGGGTGCTGCCAAGAAAAGCAGGTGAGGTGACCTTACAACCCCTCCTTCTCTGCCCAACTTATGGTTCTTTTGCAAAGACTGTGGCTATTTGTGTCCACATGCATGCAGACTGCCTTTTCCCTGAGTAACACAAGCCTTAAAACACATTACCAAACAGCAAAGCATTTCTGAAGATATGCCTTCCAAAAGAAAACAAGCCCCATTCATGTTACAAGGAATGCACCTACTCCCTGCATGTATGTGCACACATCTGTTGGTATGAAAAGGCCAacacatgttcactttacaaatgagaCCAGGGACCAGTATCAGGATAAATGTGGGATTTGACTCACATGTTCAGCTCTACATCATTGATGGTAAACGTGAAATTTGCTCAACATAAGCataaagaaaaaatcaaatgcacacaGCACACAAATCGTATACATGTATTCACTATAACTTGTGGAAGGGGCTGTTTGTGCAAAGTGCCGGCGAAGTCACAGATGATTTAGGTCaacccagtttttttaaaaggcacttaCCAGTCATTACCTTTAAGCAGGGGCAGAGGgttgttcccctgaggaacttggggggagggaacctgGCCATTGTAGGGCTCGGGTTCTAGTGTCGGAtaaaggcctgggttcaaatccctgaacAGCCATGAAGCAAACTGGGTGCCCCTGGGTCGGTCACTTTCTTGCAGCCTAACCTGTCTGTGGGGGCAAAGTGAGGGGTGTGTGAAAAgggcatcttgaacacatgaagctgccttctactgatcagccccttggtccatcaaagtcagtactgtctactcagaccggcagcggctctccagggtctcaggcagaagaggtctttcacatcacctacttgcctggtccctttaactggagatgccggggactgaacctgggaccttctgcatgccgagcagatgctctgccactgagccacagcccctccatctgCTAGGAAAcaggggattttaaaaatgagatgTAGACAAGCAAAGAAACTTGAAACTGTACCAAgctgccttttaatttttttaagtaatgAGCATATGCAGAGACCAGGCGCTCTCTGATCAACGCTTTTAAGAGAACCAGGAACCTGACggcaaagagcaagagcccaatagcaccttaaagactaacaagaatattttctggcagggtgtgagctttcgtgagccacagctcacttcttccgataccagcagtagaaaagggcaagagtctagtagcaccttaaagattaacaagaatattttctggtagggtatgagctttcgtgagctgtggctcacgaaagctcataccctcccagaaaatattcttttttttatacataaatttttattcataccctaccagaaaatattctttttatatCTATGAATTTTTattcatactctaccagaaaatattctttttttatatataattttttattcataccctaccagaaaatattctttttatatctataaatttttattcataccctaccagaaaatattctttttatatctataaatttttattcataccctaccagaaaatattcttttttatatataaatttttattcataccctaccagaaaatattcttttatatatatatatatatatatatatttattcttaccgtaccagaaaatattctttttaatatataaatttttattcataccctaccagaaaatattctttttaatatataattttttattcataccctaccagaaaatattctttttatatataattttttattcataccctgccagaaaatattctttatatataaatttttattcataccctaccagaaaatattcttttttatatataaattttattcataccctaccagaaaatattcttttttatataaaaaattttattcataccttaccagaaaatattcttttttatatataaatttttattcataccctgccagaaaatattcttttttatataaatttttattcataccctaccagaaaatgttctttttatatatatataaatttttattcataccctaccagaaaaatattctttttatatataaatttttattcataGAATTATCTAACGGCAAAAAGTTTCGGAGCATGCGCAGAGTCTTCTACAAcagaaccaattttttttaaaagcagagtcTGAGCATGCGCAGAGGCTTCCCTTGCAAAGCCGCGTGCGAGCGGCGCCTCAGAGCGCGCGCCGAGCGCAGCTCCCGCCACCCCGCCGGAGGAAGGCCCCGTCCCAGCCCGGCTACCCACCTATGTCCATGGCCGCTGGGCTCCCGCCGAGGCCGGCTGCTGCAGGCGCGGGGCAGGCGGCATGGCCGAGCAGCGGGCTCCGCCGCCGCCAGCCCTGGCCGGAGCCCTGCCCGCCGCCCGCCACGTCGGCCGCTTGCGCCATTGTGCGCTCAGGGCGCGCGACACAAAGCGCGCCGCCCGCCGCCGCGCGCTCGCCCAGCCCAGCCTCGCCGCGCGCgcgccgcctccctccctccttccctccccagccagcAAGACGGGGCATCGCAAGGCCCGCGTGCGCCGCAACAGCTACCTCTGCCGGCTGATGCGCGACACtgcccgccgccgccgggccccgcCCCTGCCCGCCTACACCGGCTGGTAATTCGCAGCGGGGAGCCCGCTTAGGCGGGCTGCAGGAGCAGGAGAGGGCAGCGGTCCGGGATCTGAATAccgggatctgaagaagtgagctgtggctcacgaaagctcacaccctgccagaaaatatttttgtaattgaaattttgtaatttttttttgtaaagagcaagagtccagaagcaccttaaagactaacagcaatattttctggcaatattttctggcagggtaggagctttctagtagaaaagagcaagagtccagtagcagcttaaagactaacaagaatattttctggtagggtaggagctttcgtgagccacagctcacttcttcagataccagtagtagaaaagggcaagagtccagtagcaccttaaagactaacaagaatattttctggcacagtatttcgtgagccacagctcacttcgaagaaGCAGTCAGAAGAAGCCAGAAGCAGTCCAGACATGCTATACgcatgcctgggcttgtataaagttatctatataTGGTGATACATATGTAtactacttgtgtgtgcattatatgggttttatttGACCACCGATGAAGGCCTGTAGGCTGAAACgcatatggtgtgtggtttaagtctatcaaccttaaAAGCCCCTATCCAAGTTGGGATACCATAAAGGATTTGGCCTCATATTTTGAGGTCGAAAATTTTGATAGCATCAATGACATTCTGATTGCCCTTagagaagaaaaaatgttttaattgtgccACTGAATGTCTGGCCAGGTTTACCATCCTATTTCTGTGCTTGGTCCAAGATAAATGATAATTAAAAGTAATACCTAAATATTTATAGTTTTTAACTTGTTCTATTGGGATTCTATCAATACTCCATTTCATTGGGTGCCAACGTTTTCGAAAGACCATCACTTTGGATTTGGAGTAGTTAATTTGCAGTTTATTTTCCAGATAAATGTTGTATTTTACTGGAAAATACATTATCTTACATAACCAATTACCCTGTAAGTAGCGATACAAGCTTTGAATTaagaaattcctttttattgtagaaacttcagtataaaaataatataaaaacagaACATACAAGATATAACAGTTACAAATATATTACAGTTACATTGTAGGAAAAACCTAACATTGTAGGAAAAAACCTAACAGAATATTAAAAAGTTTAAGCAGAAAAAGTTACAGTGAAAGTTCAGTAAAAGTTATAGTAGAAATACCAAGTTCACATACCTCTGGATGTGCCAAGCTTCTGGGAAAATTATTTAGACAGACAGCATAGGAGCAGCATGTCTGCTATAGAACTCCCAACTACTGAACAATTTCTGACCCCTTAAATACCCTTTCTATGGGAATTCTAATCTGTAAGTAATCTTGTTCATGATGTCACATCAAAGATCTAATACTTTCTCAAAACAATATCCTTCAGACAAGGTTGTCTAGCAGATAACTAACATAGATATGTGATGATACCTTCAAAAGACAAACAAATTAattataattggttcttgtaggttatccaggctgtgtaaccgtggtcttggtattttctttcctgacgtttcgccagcagctgtggcaggcatcttcagaggagtaacactgaaggacagtgtcttttttccttcagtgttactcctctgaagatgcctgccacagctgctggcgaaacgtcaggaaataaaataccaagaccacggttacacagcccggataacctacaagaaccaatgaactctgaccgtgaaagccttcgacaaaattaaTTATAAGATGAGAATATGACATAAAAATGATGGGAAGCAAGGCTATTTAACTTTATATAATGAAAGTCTATTACCCCCCACTCAGACCAAAAATAATTCGGTGTTATCTTATTATTTATACTTAGTGAAGGTTGCTGGCTCGACACCCGGCCTTTAGTTTATCATCTCACTTTGTTGAAGTGGATTTAGAAGCTTACCAATTTCCAGGCAGGAGATCCCCTTTAATTACCATCCATAGCAACTATTATATAGAATTTCAAGCTATATATGCCCACATTACTGCACACCAACAAcaccattgtgccttgttttatcatttaaaatgtttttaaccaTGATATGAGTgccttaaaatgtatttttcagttatatcattttaccttctccacccaaccgTGGGTACCCAAGCTTTCGGTTTTTTAAGGCTGGGTTTCTTCCCCCATTTTTTATTATTCAGGTGAAGCTTAACAGAATCCTGCAAGGGTTCCTGTTAATAATCCTGAAAATTATTTCCAAATAATTTCTCTCCCCTGCCCACCACCTGCCAGTTTCTCACCCCTCACTGTAAGCATCAGGGGCAATAGACTAAAACTCTCCgttctcctctctctttctttcctcttgtATCAAACTCCAGGGACAGTACAAGTAAGATTAATGTACGCCAGATCACTCGGAGGTCCCTTTGCACAGGGCAGAAGGAAGGGGCGCTCCTGACAACATGTGTTAGGCTGCATTTGAAGAAACCGCTGCCCTGGCCGAACAAGTGACCATGGCACTGTTGGGCAAGAAACTGGAGCCATACAGCCTTTACCAGCAGGCACCTCTGAGGGACTGTAGGAAAGGCAATGCCAAGGAGGATGCCAGGAATCGGCACAAGGAGACATGCAGGGAAGAGGCCATGAAGGCCGACCTCGGGCAAGCAGAGATGAGGAAGAAATCTGGGGTTTAATGGCATCCTACAGGTGACTGGGACACTCAGTCCTTGGATGGGGGAGAACTTTCCTCGCTTCCCAGTCATTTAAGGCGGACTGGGCAATAAAACTCCCTTGAACCTCATCCATTCAAAATGTGTGGGCCTGTCTTCCATTCAATTGTATTGAGCCTTATCATGATGGGTACCCGTGTTAGTCAGTCTGTagctatagaaaagagcaagagtccagtagcaccttaaagactaacaaaatttctggcagggtatgagctttcgtgaatcacagctctcttcttcagaaagctcataccctgccagaaattttgtaccgtcttttaaggtgctactggattcttgttcTTTTCCCCAGTATTCAGCCTGATGACTACACTGT
This portion of the Euleptes europaea isolate rEulEur1 chromosome 19, rEulEur1.hap1, whole genome shotgun sequence genome encodes:
- the GEMIN4 gene encoding gem-associated protein 4, with amino-acid sequence MDIGPVTICGEATILHGGFLLASRLCHPKPLSELTKSDWCKVGKPIIDALREICASCSTYPPQPNAWKKKAGVILWSKILLSDASSPSTNQRWKDDVFFSVSSMIPEVNHTVLFELFKAENAPQLFAQLLLVLPAHVCQRELEIFIKYVTDETTPEDVSFFLDVWWEILKHKDGQEDRLTLLFGAFSRQHLSDSDETSHVPKRFKSDTPDSPVAVSLLPALMEGLKLIKESIGSAKMKCYALSNLADVLSVLIPAESEPASLPVKVYLDKISSVVTLWSRDCENRYNKSGLDVKVQEAERSVSLLNMAKQHNDPLIHHMGFLRSLLEEWLVELQGHLSDPREICYESYRLLDSLASLRKSLTSCAKLEDLDKEVKQGMLELGNLIGDFLKKVNPRVRGENSDSILVASVAIVIIEKKMDRHMEMCSIFASEKDWASTKDWVACLIKNKELFQKPELVLKLLETAASLGSAADSAESRGQQAKVAKIILDCYTELSLLDKNTVISGVLSRWGRRGLSGILKPFEEGFTEEFNVAFNQIIQSASGEGFNKAVASMSRLAILNPEATVKKMCNLAVANLGTHNFLAEILCSFPALNFKELHGQDEAIGLMLGCLKETLVDKLTSAKEKEQFLEFLVYLMQPSGTNPLLAPAEVTQNLVVPFLRSNFPHLELCLQILGVALKVSLPSDQHWVHTCHPFPLIFCLCKLLHGFTRYWHEPQDQRSVSLEAKDLVVGNLAQLCDALLAQKDAVPSELWTQSVAWLHKKAEALDWTIGLRLKTVYGEHFKNEVPATLFEVCKLPDDEWTSRPLPAYGAGSGLLAWLECCCISTALREQMLVLLMVNMDNPEEVNLFSKGFLLAMVQVFPWCSQSEWRRLIQVIKSLLEREVLYVPYSLEYVQHLPLLNFQPFAYPLQFSVLLLRGFQFLCSSSGATWLPLEAWKHVARLYCLGLSDLLGSVKSVARSQWHPVEEKNTTRELSFVYIQLFCHTLHVAAMLPEGTDKPLLLLSLEILCQYETLGDADESLGRALRKANEKHFLESIAENVSNKELRAMLQQKLSKL